In Entelurus aequoreus isolate RoL-2023_Sb linkage group LG13, RoL_Eaeq_v1.1, whole genome shotgun sequence, a genomic segment contains:
- the gap43 gene encoding neuromodulin: MLCCIRRTKPVEKNEDADQKIEQDGTTNKPEDKAHKAATKIQASFRGHITRKKMKDGEEEKDGDSPAAADEATEGGEEAKKTAGSPVKEENTAEEEGKKQEEMSQAKSPVAEKPANSPAAAAPSPAGAATSPLAPALAAFSLSAPSEAPKEEPKAAEKAEEKPKEVEAVAAKSPITAEKKVEEKAEEKKEEARQADVPAAVSPTAEKEEPDQTKDKDAAEESKAEDDTPADAAAEATESKDD; the protein is encoded by the exons GTGGAGAAGAATGAGGATGCGGACCAGAAGATTGAGCAGGATGGCACCACCAACAAACCTGAAGACAAGGCCCACAAGGCTGCCACTAAAATACAGGCCAGCTTCCGTGGACACATAACTCGGAAAAAGATGAAAGATGGAGAAGAAGAGAAGGACGGAGACAGTCCCGCTGCTGCAGATGAAGCAACAGAGGGCGGAGAAGAGGCAAAGAAAACAGCGGGGTCCCCGGTTAAGGAGGAGAATACTGCAGAAGAGGAGGGGAAAAAGCAGGAGGAAATGAGCCAAGCCAAAAGCCCGGTGGCAGAAAAGCCTGCTAACTCGCCAGCTGCTGCTGCTCCTTCTCCGGCAGGAGCAGCGACGTCTCCTTTAGCGCCGGCACTTGCTGCTTTCTCTCTTTCAGCGCCTTCCGAGGCCCCCAAAGAGGAGCCAAAGGCGGCGGAAAAAGCTGAAGAGAAGCCCAAAGAGGTGGAGGCTGTGGCGGCCAAGAGTCCCATCACAGCCGAGAAAAAGGTGGAGGAGAAGGCTGAGGAGAAAAAGGAGGAGGCCAGACAAGCCGATGTGCCTGCTGCTGTCAGCCCGACAGCCGAGAAGGAGGAGCCTGACCAAACAAAAGATAAAG ATGCTGCAGAGGAGTCTAAAGCAGAGGATGACACCCCGGCAGATGCAGCTGCAGAGGCCACCGAGTCCAAGGATGACTGA